Below is a window of Gemmatimonadales bacterium DNA.
CCGCGATCCGCGCGCGGCTGCGTGCGGCCGGGCTTCCCACCCGCGTGGCGGACGCCAGTGCCGTACTGGATGAGGGCGCGGCGTTCGACGTGCCGGAGGCGGTGGATCCCGTGCGGCTGGCGCGGGTCGGGGCGAGGATGCTTGCGGCGGGATTCCCCGTCGCCGCCATCGTCCACCGCGGGCCGCACACCCCTCGTACCATCGGCTTCGCAGCCGTGAAAGCCGAGGACCTCCCGGCGGCAGGGTGGACGGCGGATGCTCCGGCGCCGCAGCCCCGATCGCCGGAGCACCGTCTCGCGGCGACCACGGGGGCCGCGCTGCTGCCCGGCAACCGCATCGAGCTCGAGATGGACAACGCGCAGGCGCGCCGCTGGCTGCTCGACGCCATCGCCGTCAGCAGGCGGCGCGTGCACCTGCAGGTGTACATGGCACTTGACGACGACGTCGGCGCGCGGGTGGAAGCGGCGCTGGCCGAGGCGGGCGCGCGCGGGGTGACCGTGCGCGTGGTCGCCGACTCGCTGCACGGCCTGCAGGGTTCGTTCGGGGCGCGCAATCCGCTGCTGGAACGGCTGGGCGCCCGCCCCGGCGTGGAGCTGCGCCTCTCGCGGCCGGTGACCGGAGTCCCCTCGCTGGAGGATCTGAAGCAGCGGGACCATCGCAAGCTCGCCGTGATCGACGGCGTGGTCGCTCTCCTGGGCGGACGCAATCTCTCCCACGAGTACTACACCGGCTTCGAGGAAGTGCAGCTCACGCCGCAGTCGACGTGGCGCCAGGTGCCGTGGCTCGACGCGGGCGCCCGGGTGGAGGGCCCGGCCGTTGCGGCGCTGGAGCGCTCCTTCCTCGATGCCTGGACCGCGGCCGGCGGGGCGCCGTACGACGTTGTCGAGCCGCCAGCGGCCGGATCGGCGGCCGCGCGCGTCGTCGTGCATCACGGACTGCGCGACGCATGCTCACTCGAGGCCTATCTCGCGCTCATCGAGACGGCCACGTCCCACGTGTACGCCGTCAACGGCTTTCCGCTGATCCTGGAGATCCAGCACGCGCTGCTGCGCGCGATCGCCCGGGGCGTGCGCGTGCGGGCGCTGTTCGGCAACCTCACGCCCACTCACGACGGCACGCCCTTCGGAGGGCCGTGGTCAAAGGCGCGCACGGCGGCGACGGAGCTGGTGCACTCCCGCATCGATGCGCTCGTGGCGGCCGGCGGCGAAGGATACCAGTTCGCGATGCGCGAGCAGCCGGCCTGGACCCGGGGGCTCGGCGTGGTGAACCCCCACGTGCACGCCAAGGTCATGAGCGTGGACGGGCGAGTCTGCTCGGTCGGCAGCGCCAACCTCGACATCACCGCCGGCTATTGGGAAAACGAA
It encodes the following:
- a CDS encoding phosphatidylserine/phosphatidylglycerophosphate/cardiolipin synthase family protein; this translates as AIRARLRAAGLPTRVADASAVLDEGAAFDVPEAVDPVRLARVGARMLAAGFPVAAIVHRGPHTPRTIGFAAVKAEDLPAAGWTADAPAPQPRSPEHRLAATTGAALLPGNRIELEMDNAQARRWLLDAIAVSRRRVHLQVYMALDDDVGARVEAALAEAGARGVTVRVVADSLHGLQGSFGARNPLLERLGARPGVELRLSRPVTGVPSLEDLKQRDHRKLAVIDGVVALLGGRNLSHEYYTGFEEVQLTPQSTWRQVPWLDAGARVEGPAVAALERSFLDAWTAAGGAPYDVVEPPAAGSAAARVVVHHGLRDACSLEAYLALIETATSHVYAVNGFPLILEIQHALLRAIARGVRVRALFGNLTPTHDGTPFGGPWSKARTAATELVHSRIDALVAAGGEGYQFAMREQPAWTRGLGVVNPHVHAKVMSVDGRVCSVGSANLDITAGYWENEVMLVVEDGSITRGLETRIDRLIAGSQPVDRNDQRWQRTARRRQWMRYWPGVLSV